AAAGCTGCTTACCAGAATATTCATGTTCGTGCTTAAGTCGGCAGTATTTCTTGCGCCCCGGGAAGCGTGTCAGAAAAAAATTGAGGAAATCAACTGCACAATCAATAAAATTCAGGAGTACAATTTACACGGATGGTCGTACCGGAGTGTAATATCCCATGAAACACAGGAACAGTACTGGTATTACGAAGCCGGACCGGATACCGCGCCGGTTCTCGTATGTATTCATGGGTTGATGCTCGATGGGAGAACCTTTGTCAAATTAAACAGGTATTTGCGTGATTACCGTATCATTGCAATCAATATGCCCGAACAAAGTTCTTTATATACGGGGAGTATCGAAAACTTTTTAACCATAATCGTTGATTTTCTCCGTTCGGTGAATGTCCGAGAATGCGATCTTATGGGGGTCTCTTTTGGCGGCGTTGTAGCAACACATCTGGTTGCTCATTTGCCCGAGGATATTGCCGTAAGGCGGCTCGTGCTTGCATCATCGGTAATTGCCGGCGCCACACGCAGCATACGAAACAGCGTAAAAGTGAACCATGAATGGATCCGGTCGGTTCCCGATTATCAGATATACTGGTTTTTTGAACAGCTTATCAATTTTGTCAAAAATACCCGGGGGCAAAAGAGCGGAGATGAAGAATTGGTGGAATTTCTCCGGGTTAAACATCCAGCCTATTACCGTCAGGTTTTTGAAGCCTTGGCGAATTATCAGGGGCTCGAGGATGCCTGCCGGATATTCTGTCCGGTTATTGTGATGAATGGTGAAAAGGACATGCTGATCGATAAGGAGATGCGAAACCTGATGAAGCATATTTTTGACGGCAAACGCTATTTCACGATCCCTGAGGCTTCACACGAGATGATGTTCACAAAGACCGAGCTGGTTGCCCGCCATATGGAAAACTTTTTCACCCGGACCCGCCGGCCGGTACCTGCGACAGGAATAAATATCAGTGCAGTATATAACCGTCATCCGGTCACCAGGGTAAAGTAGAACGTTGCCCCTCTGTCGACCTGGCCTTCAGCACATATTGTCCCACCATGCTTATGTACAACCCGTTGAACGATCGAGAGGCCAATACCGGTTCCACGATATTTTTCCTGTGAATGCAGACGGGTAAACGGTTCAAAGATTATTTCTGCATGGTTCATATCGAAGCCGGCGCCATTGTCTTTTATGTAAACAACTCTCCGTCCATTGTGATCCTGCATACCGATTTCTATACGGGGATTTTTTACCTTTGAAGTATACTTCCATGCATTTCTGATAAGATTTTCGAGAGCAAGCCGGATTAGTCCCTTATCTGCATTGACAATGATACCGCTCTGAACGATTACTTCAACATTACGCCAGGGATTACTCTTTTTCA
This region of Chitinivibrionales bacterium genomic DNA includes:
- a CDS encoding alpha/beta fold hydrolase, coding for MIMQKLLTRIFMFVLKSAVFLAPREACQKKIEEINCTINKIQEYNLHGWSYRSVISHETQEQYWYYEAGPDTAPVLVCIHGLMLDGRTFVKLNRYLRDYRIIAINMPEQSSLYTGSIENFLTIIVDFLRSVNVRECDLMGVSFGGVVATHLVAHLPEDIAVRRLVLASSVIAGATRSIRNSVKVNHEWIRSVPDYQIYWFFEQLINFVKNTRGQKSGDEELVEFLRVKHPAYYRQVFEALANYQGLEDACRIFCPVIVMNGEKDMLIDKEMRNLMKHIFDGKRYFTIPEASHEMMFTKTELVARHMENFFTRTRRPVPATGINISAVYNRHPVTRVK